One genomic segment of Podarcis raffonei isolate rPodRaf1 chromosome 7, rPodRaf1.pri, whole genome shotgun sequence includes these proteins:
- the CHCHD7 gene encoding coiled-coil-helix-coiled-coil-helix domain-containing protein 7, translating to MPRKLQRLRDHDINPCLVEADASSKCMDKNNYNRDACTLFFLKYKSCKKFWNGIVMQRRKDGIKPDMPTAEEREKILASIGRIPY from the exons AGAAAACTGCAACGTCTTCGAGATCATGACATAAATCCCTGCCTTGTG GAAGCAGATGCCTCTAGCAAATGTATGGATAAGAATAACTACAATAGAGATGCATGCaccctgttctttttaaaatacaagAGCTGCAAAAAGTTTTGG AATGGGATTGTGATGCAGAGAAGAAAAGATGGAATCAAACCAGATATGCCTacagcagaagagagagagaagatcctGGCATCAATTGGAAGAATACCATACTGA